From Bacillus pumilus, one genomic window encodes:
- a CDS encoding MarR family transcriptional regulator → MQHFELEASLLDHALTKYLKATKQIDEENIPKNVTYVKGFILRIIYRHQTCTVKNILQEVSLSPSATTTALNHLEDEGLIIRSRNNNDRRTVWITLSESGEQIAKQMIDNRQLLVNQLFNHLSEEDKKTFFELIEKMMDEHTLKA, encoded by the coding sequence ATGCAACATTTCGAGCTAGAGGCAAGTTTATTAGACCATGCGCTGACAAAGTATTTAAAGGCGACGAAGCAAATAGATGAAGAGAACATCCCGAAAAACGTCACGTATGTGAAAGGGTTTATTTTACGCATCATTTATCGCCATCAAACATGTACTGTGAAAAATATTCTGCAGGAAGTTTCATTATCTCCCTCTGCAACAACAACCGCTCTCAATCACTTAGAAGATGAAGGGCTGATTATCCGCTCTCGAAATAATAATGACCGCCGTACTGTATGGATTACACTCTCTGAATCAGGTGAACAAATCGCAAAACAAATGATCGACAACCGCCAGCTGCTTGTCAATCAGCTGTTCAACCATCTTTCAGAAGAAGATAAAAAAACATTTTTTGAATTAATCGAAAAAATGATGGACGAGCACACATTAAAGGCTTAG
- a CDS encoding zinc-dependent alcohol dehydrogenase: MRAVTYQGKNSIAVKKVDAPSIQDREDVIIRITSTAICGSDLHLYQGNFPLPIGYVIGHEPMGIVEEVGPDVTVVKKGDRVVIPFTVACGQCQYCHHHLESQCDNSNPHYDSGGLFGYSEKYGNYPGGQAEYLRVPFGNYTPFKIPDDCELEDEQLLFLSDVLPTAYWSVEHAGVKKGDTVIVLGCGPVGLMAQQFAWQKGAERVIAVDYIDYRLRHAKRMSGVEVFDFTEDPDMGETLKELTKGGADVVIDCVGMDGKKSPLEKIEQKLKLQGGTIGPIQIATKAVRKCGTVQMTGVYGGLYNMFPLGAFFARNVTLKMGQAPARGYMSKLYQKVTAGEIDPRAIITHQLPLDDAAHAYHIFNEKKDDCIKVILKP, translated from the coding sequence GTGAGAGCTGTTACTTACCAAGGGAAAAATAGCATTGCAGTGAAGAAAGTAGATGCGCCATCTATTCAAGATCGGGAAGATGTGATCATACGAATTACATCAACAGCAATTTGTGGATCTGATTTACATTTGTATCAGGGGAACTTCCCGCTTCCAATCGGCTATGTGATTGGGCATGAGCCAATGGGGATTGTGGAGGAAGTTGGACCGGATGTCACGGTAGTAAAAAAGGGAGATCGTGTCGTTATTCCATTTACCGTTGCATGTGGTCAATGCCAATATTGTCATCATCACTTAGAAAGCCAATGCGACAACTCAAACCCGCACTACGATTCGGGTGGGCTTTTTGGATATAGTGAGAAATATGGGAATTATCCTGGAGGACAGGCAGAGTATTTACGCGTGCCTTTTGGAAATTACACCCCGTTTAAGATCCCAGATGATTGTGAGCTGGAGGATGAACAATTACTGTTCTTATCGGATGTTCTTCCAACTGCCTATTGGAGCGTGGAGCACGCAGGTGTGAAAAAAGGTGATACGGTCATTGTGTTAGGCTGTGGACCTGTTGGGTTAATGGCGCAGCAATTTGCATGGCAAAAAGGGGCAGAACGTGTGATTGCGGTCGATTACATTGATTACCGTCTGCGACATGCAAAACGGATGAGCGGCGTAGAAGTATTTGATTTTACAGAAGATCCCGACATGGGAGAAACGTTAAAGGAGCTCACCAAGGGTGGAGCCGATGTTGTGATCGATTGTGTGGGAATGGACGGGAAGAAGTCACCGCTTGAAAAAATTGAGCAGAAACTCAAGCTGCAAGGTGGAACGATCGGACCGATTCAAATTGCTACAAAAGCCGTCCGTAAATGTGGAACGGTGCAGATGACGGGTGTGTACGGCGGACTATACAATATGTTCCCATTAGGTGCCTTTTTCGCAAGAAACGTCACACTGAAAATGGGACAGGCTCCGGCGAGAGGCTACATGTCAAAACTCTATCAAAAAGTGACAGCCGGTGAAATTGATCCTAGAGCGATCATCACACACCAATTGCCGTTAGATGATGCCGCTCATGCGTATCACATATTTAATGAAAAGAAGGATGATTGTATAAAGGTCATCTTAAAGCCATAA